One Kineosporia corallincola DNA window includes the following coding sequences:
- a CDS encoding transketolase, whose amino-acid sequence MLVADPTGAAAWRRFREELAAADRPGRARLLSVRADRLRANDIRMINRAGLGHVGGDMSVLDILTTLVFGVLAIDPERPDLPDRDRLVLSKGHSAGALYATLAAAGFFAEAELDTFAQPLSALNGHPNRVKVPGVETNTGPLGHGLPVAVGMAVAGVLAGSARRVFVVLGDGELQEGSNWEAAMTAGHRKLGNLTAIVDRNRLQQGARTEDTVTLEPLADKWAAFGWNVIELDGHDHLALYEALGTRYPLPTCVIARTVKGKGISFMEDRVEWHHKVPSGEQVATALHELEEQQV is encoded by the coding sequence ATGCTGGTCGCCGATCCCACCGGCGCTGCGGCCTGGCGCCGGTTCCGCGAGGAACTGGCCGCCGCCGACCGACCAGGCCGGGCCCGACTGCTGTCCGTTCGGGCGGACCGCCTGCGGGCCAACGACATCCGCATGATCAACCGGGCCGGGCTCGGGCACGTCGGCGGTGACATGTCGGTGCTCGACATCCTCACCACGCTGGTGTTCGGGGTGCTGGCGATCGACCCGGAACGTCCCGATCTGCCCGACCGGGACCGGCTGGTGCTGAGCAAGGGACACAGCGCCGGGGCGCTCTACGCCACTCTGGCCGCCGCCGGATTCTTCGCCGAGGCGGAGCTGGACACCTTCGCCCAGCCGCTGTCGGCCCTGAACGGCCATCCGAACCGGGTGAAAGTCCCTGGGGTGGAGACCAACACGGGTCCGCTCGGGCACGGTCTGCCGGTCGCGGTGGGGATGGCGGTGGCCGGGGTGCTGGCCGGCTCGGCGCGGCGGGTGTTCGTGGTGCTCGGCGACGGGGAGCTCCAGGAGGGCAGCAACTGGGAGGCCGCGATGACGGCCGGGCACCGGAAACTGGGCAACCTGACCGCGATCGTCGACCGCAACCGGTTGCAGCAGGGCGCCCGCACCGAGGACACCGTGACGCTGGAACCACTGGCGGACAAGTGGGCCGCGTTCGGCTGGAACGTGATCGAGCTGGACGGCCACGACCACCTGGCCCTGTACGAGGCGCTCGGCACCCGGTACCCGCTCCCGACCTGTGTGATCGCGAGAACGGTCAAGGGCAAGGGCATCTCGTTCATGGAGGACCGGGTGGAGTGGCACCACAAGGTCCCGAGCGGCGAGCAGGTGGCCACCGCCCTGCACGAGCTGGAGGAGCAGCAGGTATGA
- a CDS encoding transketolase family protein, producing MSTTVRTPETHDCRVAFADELIALAERDERIVAVCNDSVGSSNLVAFRDRFPDRLINVGIAEQDMVGVGAGLALSGYVPFVCGAAPFLTGRALEQIKADVAYGQAPVVLCGMSPGLAYGELGPTHHSIEDLSWLRAVAGLGVVVPADPEQTREAVRWAASAATPVFLRVGRFRVPSVTPPGTRFEFGVAQELRPGDDVSIVAIGSTVSRALSAAELLAVRGIQARVINMATVAPLDEECVRRAAGQTRGIVTVEEATITGGLGAAVGEVNLRQARPVPMRMLGSRREFAPTGDTAYLLEHFGLTAGHIAAAAAELA from the coding sequence ATGAGCACCACCGTCAGAACGCCCGAGACGCACGACTGCCGGGTCGCTTTCGCCGACGAGCTGATCGCCCTGGCGGAACGGGACGAGCGGATCGTGGCCGTCTGCAACGACTCGGTGGGCTCCAGCAATCTGGTGGCGTTCCGCGACCGGTTTCCCGACCGGCTGATCAACGTGGGCATCGCCGAGCAGGACATGGTCGGGGTCGGGGCCGGTCTGGCGCTCAGCGGCTACGTGCCGTTCGTCTGCGGGGCCGCCCCTTTCCTCACCGGGCGGGCCCTGGAGCAGATCAAGGCCGACGTGGCCTACGGCCAGGCACCGGTGGTGCTGTGCGGGATGAGCCCGGGCCTGGCCTACGGCGAGCTCGGCCCGACCCACCACTCGATCGAGGACCTGTCCTGGTTGCGGGCCGTGGCCGGGCTGGGGGTGGTGGTGCCGGCCGACCCGGAGCAGACCCGGGAGGCCGTGCGCTGGGCGGCCTCCGCGGCCACGCCGGTGTTTCTGCGGGTGGGCCGGTTCAGGGTGCCGTCGGTGACTCCCCCGGGCACCCGGTTCGAGTTCGGCGTGGCCCAGGAACTGCGGCCGGGTGACGACGTCAGCATCGTCGCGATCGGCTCGACGGTGTCGCGTGCCCTGTCCGCCGCCGAGCTGCTGGCGGTGCGCGGAATCCAGGCCCGGGTGATCAACATGGCCACCGTGGCCCCGCTGGACGAGGAGTGCGTGCGCCGGGCGGCCGGGCAGACCCGCGGCATCGTGACCGTGGAGGAGGCCACGATCACCGGAGGCCTGGGGGCCGCGGTCGGCGAGGTGAACCTGCGGCAGGCCCGGCCGGTGCCGATGCGGATGCTGGGGTCGCGCCGGGAGTTCGCCCCGACCGGTGACACCGCTTATCTGCTGGAGCATTTCGGCCTGACCGCCGGGCACATCGCGGCGGCCGCCGCCGAGCTGGCCTGA